DNA from Roseimicrobium sp. ORNL1:
GCACCCAGCGCATGTGGCCTTCCCGGGGAAGGCGCCGGCGGATGCTCCGCGCATCACCCAGGAGGTGAAGGTGAATCCGGCAATCCCCGGATGGACCAGCACGGGGCTCTACGCGGTCGCAGGTGAACCCATCACCGTGACGCTGCCTGCCAATCTGGTGGGCAAGGGTTACGCGGTGCGCATCGGCTGTCACTCGGACACGCTGTACCATCTGGAGAGCTGGTCGCGTGCGCCGGACATCACCAAGTCTGTTGCGCTCGAATCCGCGGAGACCAAGGCTGCGAGCGCGTTCGGTGGATTGATCTACATCGAAGTGCCGGGACGTGCTGCGAGTGATGCGCCGTTCGCCGTGAGCATCAGGGGCGGCATCGCCGCTCCCTTGTTTGTGCTGGGGCAGGACGATGACGCAAAGTGGAACAACGAGATCAAAAACCGCCCGGCTCCCTGGGCGGAACTGGCCTGCGACAAGGTGATTCTCTCAGTGCCCACGGAAGCGGCGCGCGCCGTGAAGAACCCCACGGAGCTCATGGCATTCTGGAAGAGGGTTGTGGAAGCACAGGACGATGTGAGCAACCAGACCGCCGAACGCAAACGCCCCGAGCGCATGGTGGCGGACGTGCAGATCAGCGCGGGCTTCATGCACTCGGGCTATCCCATCATGATCCACGTGCCAGAAGCCATGGAGATGGTGACGTACGGTCGCATCAAGTTCCCCGGTTGGGGCTTCTACCACGAGATTGGGCACAACCATCAGCGGGATACCTTCACCTTCGCCGGCACAGGGGAAGTGACGAACAACGTCATCGGCATGTACTGCTACCATGCCGTGCTGCAAAAGGACTGGCTCATCGGCCATTCCGCCATCAGCGAGGAGGCGCGAAAGAAGAGCGTGCAGAAGATCAAAACGGCCTCAGACAAGTGGGCCGCGTGGAAGGCGGATCCTTTCCTGGCACTCACCACGTACATCCAGCTCGTGCAGGCGTTTGGCTGGGATAGCTGGAAGAAATACCTGCACAGCTTTGCCGACAGCAGCTACGGTCCTGCACCAAAGAACGACGAAGAGCGCCGCGACCAGTTCCTTGTCCGCTATTCGAAAATCGTGAACAAGAACCTCGGACCCTTTTTCGATGCATGGGGCATTCCGGTGAGCTCCAGCGCGAAGGCCGAGGTGTCGAAACTGGAGGCGTGGATGCCGAAAGAGATGTGAATGACTTTTGGCGGTGTCATCGTAGTGCTGTCAATTGTTGATGACACACGACACTGCCAGACTTGCCGCCTTCTATCGCGAAGCATTGCTGCGCGACTGTGTGCCTTTCTGGTTTCCTCGCTGTGTGGACACGCAGCATGGAGGCTTCCTGCATTGTCTGGACGCGGATGGTTCACTGCTCGACACGGACAAGTCCGTGTGGGCTCAGGGACGCATGAGCTGGATGCTGCTCACGCTTTTCAACACGGTTGAACAGCGCCCGGAGTGGCTGGCGTGGGGCGAGAGTGGTTTGCGTTTCCTGGAGCAGCATGGCGTGGACAAGACGGATCCGCTCGGGCGCATGTACTTCCACCTCACGCGTGAAGGCCACCCGATTCGCAAGCGTCGTTACGCCTACAGCGAGAGCTTTGCTGCGATTGCCTATGCCGCGCATGCACGAGCGACCGGCCATGCTGTCTCGGCAGAGCGGGCACGTGCGTTGTTTGATCTGTTTGTGAAGTGGAACTTCACCCCCGGCCTTATGCCGCCGAAATACACGGATGTGCGAACGATGATCAGCATGGCGCCGCGCATGATCACACTGGTCACGGCGCAGGAGCTTGCCACCAATCTCGGGGACGATGCAACCCTGCGAGGTTGGAGGGATCGCTGCATTGAGGAGATTGAGAAGTACTTCGTGAGGCCTGAGCTACAGTGCGTGATGGAGAACGTCTCGCCGGATGGCAGCCTCATGGATCACTTCGATGGACGCCTGCTGAATCCTGGACACGCCATGGAGGCGGCGTGGTTCATCATGCAGGAGGGTGCGTTTCGGAGGGAATCACGTTTCGTCGAGCTGGGCTGCAAGATGCTGGACTGGATGTGGGCCCGCGGCTGGGATCCCGAACATGGTGGCATCTTCTACTACCGGGATGCTGCAGGGAAGCCGGTGCAGGAGTACTGGCACGACATGAAATTCTGGTGGCCGCATGATGAGGCGCTCATCGCCACGCTGATGGCCTGGAGACTGACCGGTGAGACGCGCTATGCCGCGATGCATGAACAGGCGCGTCTCTGGAGCTTTCAGCACTTCGCGGATCCACAGCACGGTGAATGGTTCGGCTATCTGAATCGCGACGGCTCCCGATCCACCACGACCAAGGGGAACCTTTGGAAGAGCTTCTTCCACCATCCGCGTGCCCTGTGGATGTGCCACGGCATGCTGGCGGCAGAGACGCCGCCAGCGTAGTCGATGGATACACTTACTTGGTCGCTATCATGAACCCGCGATCCGCTGCGGTATCCAGATATGCACCCGGCTTGAACCCTGCCTCGCTGCACAGGTCCGCATACTCCTGCACGGAGTAGCATTTACCCTGCGTGGAGTGCATCAGCAGTGAGGAATACTCCGCCACCGGGAGAGGACCGGTCTTGTCGGCATTGATGAAGGCATCATGGATGATGAGCAATCCACCCGCAGGCAGCGCCTTGTAGGAGATGGCGAGAAGCTCCTTCACCTCGGTGGTGCCCCAGTCGTGCAGCACGTTGGAGAAGAGGTGCACATCGCAATCGGCGGGCAGCGCATCCTTGAACATGTTCCCCGTAGCCACGGAGACGCGATCATGGAAGCCGCGCTCATCGATGCAGCGTTGGGCGATGCGATCCACCGGAGCCTGATCGAGCACGGTCGCTTGCAGATGCGGATGATGCGCGCAGAAGGAGCACGCGTAGATGCCGCTGCCACCACCGATATCCAGCAACCTCTTGCGCCCGGTGAGATCCACTTTCTTTGCCATCGCCTGCGCGAGGTAGATGCCGCGGCAGTCCATGGCTGCGGTGAAGCTGCGGGAGAACTCATCCGTCTCCATGGCCTTGTGCCAGTCCAGTGCTGCCTTGTCCCCGCCCCAGTTGGCGGGCTTGTCGGTCTTCAGCACCTGAAGGTAGTCCTTCACAATGGGCCTGTCCTTCAGGGACGCATAGTAGGGCTTCAGATTCCACGGCGAGTCACTCGTGAGGTGTTCCACCGCCGTGGGCGTGGCGTGATAAGTGCCCTCTCGATTCTCCACGAAGCCATTCGCCGCGCAGAGGGTGAGCAGCACATCCAGCGGGCGCTCCGTGAAGCCGAAGTGCGCAGCGATGCCATCTTTCGTGGACGGGTTCGCGTGCAGCCATGTGAAGAAGTCCAGATGCACCACCGCGGTGGTGATGAAGTCAGCGGCATACAGCCCGTCGCGATAGCGATAGGCGCGGATGGGATCCGTGGAGGGAACGGCGGTGAGGTCTAGCGGCATGCCTCGCATGGAAGCGCGAAGTTGCCCGGAGGAAAGCGGGAAGTACGTGCCTGCCGCTATTCCGCCGTCCGCACCTCGCAAATCATGAGCTGCCAGGAGACCTGCCCGCGCCACGAGTGGCGCTGCACCTTGATGGCCACATCCCAGGGAGAGGGAGGGGCGTCCTTCACTGGAGCATTGAACCACATCGCTGGCCGCACTTCCTTCCCCTGCCGCAGCATAAGCTTCCAGTGCTTCTCCTTCAGCACCTGGCCGGGGAGATTGGGCTCCACCCCGCGGCACAGAAAGACTGGCTCGGGATTGCCCATGCCAAAGGGTTCCATGCGAGCGTAGCCATCGAAGAAAGGCGGTGCCAGATCAGCGAGGCGAATCTCCGCATCGAGATGCAGACGCGGCGCCAGTTCATCTGCGCGAATTTGCGCGCGCACACCTTCGATCATCGCCGAGCGGAAGGCGGCGAGATTCCCTTCTTGCAGGGCCACGCCCACGGCCATGGGGTGACCGCCACCCTTGTCCAGCAAATGACGGCAGCTATCCAGCGCAGCCACGAGCGAGATGCCCGCCACGCTGCGTCCACTGCCCTTGCCCATGCCATTCTCATCAAAGGCCAGCATCAGGACAGGGCGATGATATTCCCGCATGAGGCGGGAGGCGACAATACCTACCACACCCGGGTGCCAGCCGCGTGAGCCGAGCACGATGCACTCGCCCTGTGCGAGTGTCGGATCAGAGGCGAGCATGGCTTGCGCCTCGCGCTGCACGGTGTTTTCCACTTCCTGCCGCTCACGATTGTGCAGATCCAGCAGGCTGGCGAATTCGTTCGCTTCCTGCGGATCCGTGCAGAGCAAGAGAT
Protein-coding regions in this window:
- a CDS encoding M60 family metallopeptidase, whose amino-acid sequence is MKLMLTQHLIAAACLLGATASAQMPADLVKAERTKILEGVGSVPKTGAPGPIAIWGTMAFPILSAPDRQGAELAVAAAAGYGKGRVILFGHNSYLTGSEGGEHARLMENCVKWAGNKPNPRVGLKQVNALNFYRERGFNSAKTFTGPLERKTLNDFDVVIINIQTVTDPAEGDALAAWVKEGGGVVAGMTGWAFEQTSGGKNLAVAHGVNRALMPAGIAITDMSAFDQLPSFQARVDLPAMMNASTAIAAIKKQGGGGTAPSAEEMKQGMSAIQVALASQPPDRNNLRDAVVAAIGGMGSATPVPTKAEPLTEVKNPADRLRLGMETRVLRLAPGSAAAAHPAHVAFPGKAPADAPRITQEVKVNPAIPGWTSTGLYAVAGEPITVTLPANLVGKGYAVRIGCHSDTLYHLESWSRAPDITKSVALESAETKAASAFGGLIYIEVPGRAASDAPFAVSIRGGIAAPLFVLGQDDDAKWNNEIKNRPAPWAELACDKVILSVPTEAARAVKNPTELMAFWKRVVEAQDDVSNQTAERKRPERMVADVQISAGFMHSGYPIMIHVPEAMEMVTYGRIKFPGWGFYHEIGHNHQRDTFTFAGTGEVTNNVIGMYCYHAVLQKDWLIGHSAISEEARKKSVQKIKTASDKWAAWKADPFLALTTYIQLVQAFGWDSWKKYLHSFADSSYGPAPKNDEERRDQFLVRYSKIVNKNLGPFFDAWGIPVSSSAKAEVSKLEAWMPKEM
- a CDS encoding AGE family epimerase/isomerase, yielding MTHDTARLAAFYREALLRDCVPFWFPRCVDTQHGGFLHCLDADGSLLDTDKSVWAQGRMSWMLLTLFNTVEQRPEWLAWGESGLRFLEQHGVDKTDPLGRMYFHLTREGHPIRKRRYAYSESFAAIAYAAHARATGHAVSAERARALFDLFVKWNFTPGLMPPKYTDVRTMISMAPRMITLVTAQELATNLGDDATLRGWRDRCIEEIEKYFVRPELQCVMENVSPDGSLMDHFDGRLLNPGHAMEAAWFIMQEGAFRRESRFVELGCKMLDWMWARGWDPEHGGIFYYRDAAGKPVQEYWHDMKFWWPHDEALIATLMAWRLTGETRYAAMHEQARLWSFQHFADPQHGEWFGYLNRDGSRSTTTKGNLWKSFFHHPRALWMCHGMLAAETPPA
- a CDS encoding methyltransferase, which produces MPLDLTAVPSTDPIRAYRYRDGLYAADFITTAVVHLDFFTWLHANPSTKDGIAAHFGFTERPLDVLLTLCAANGFVENREGTYHATPTAVEHLTSDSPWNLKPYYASLKDRPIVKDYLQVLKTDKPANWGGDKAALDWHKAMETDEFSRSFTAAMDCRGIYLAQAMAKKVDLTGRKRLLDIGGGSGIYACSFCAHHPHLQATVLDQAPVDRIAQRCIDERGFHDRVSVATGNMFKDALPADCDVHLFSNVLHDWGTTEVKELLAISYKALPAGGLLIIHDAFINADKTGPLPVAEYSSLLMHSTQGKCYSVQEYADLCSEAGFKPGAYLDTAADRGFMIATK